The Neofelis nebulosa isolate mNeoNeb1 chromosome 16, mNeoNeb1.pri, whole genome shotgun sequence genome includes a window with the following:
- the MED11 gene encoding mediator of RNA polymerase II transcription subunit 11: MATYSLANERLRALEDIEREIGAILQNAGTVILELSKEKSNERLLDRQAAAFTASVQHVEAELSAQIRYLTQVATGQPHEGSSYSSRKDCQMALKRVDYARLKLSDVARTCEQMLEN; encoded by the exons ATGGCGACCTACAGCCTGGCGAACGAGAGGCTGCGGGCCCTGGAAGACATCGAGCGGGAAATCGGCGCCATCCTCCAGAATGCAG GTACCGTGATCCTGGAATTGTCCAAGGAGAAAAGCAACGAGCGGCTCTTGGACCGGCAGGCGGCGGCCTTCACGGCGTCGGTGCAACACGTGGAAGCGGAGCTGTCGGCTCAGATCCGCTACCTCACCCAG GTGGCCACGGGGCAGCCCCATGAGGGTTCCAGCTACTCTTCGAGGAAGGACTGTCAGATGGCCCTGAAGCGAGTGGACTACGCTCGCCTCAAGCTCAGTGATGTGGCCCGAACCTGTGAGCAGATGCTGGAAAACTAG